A part of Palaemon carinicauda isolate YSFRI2023 chromosome 8, ASM3689809v2, whole genome shotgun sequence genomic DNA contains:
- the LOC137644902 gene encoding myb/SANT-like DNA-binding domain-containing protein 3, producing MAEKDCIRARYITASEKTMLVTLIEERSEILFNKSHDFRIIHRKKAAWEEVTSLFNAAGYGPPRSQQQLKKVWENAKGKAKKQHAAYKRETMRTGGGAPPKPEDEETAKIFTIISDDLDGEENELNCDALQSTGQPHTVIGIRNNGQKCEIRFDSQIMAQHTNNSIHSITTPPKLASTEFNTTQSTPAGKVSSQEANMTQDTQTNTPTSIQFNARDTPTEYTPTPGQSNFTPARKRRRTRKFTQEASFEASLEMQRKEHEKTMESLSLDIEVKSLDIEIKREKLKKIKKENEDANLCLQAHQIWVDVGKKMLEVTGELGQVTKRICDKLDALN from the exons ATGGCAGAAAAGGATTGTATAAGAGCAAGATACATAACTGCAAGTGAGAAAACAATGCTGGTGACCTTGATAGAGGAAAGGAGCGAGATTTTATTCAATAAGAGCCATGACTTCCGCATCATCCATCGAAAAAAAGCAGCATGGGAAGAAGTCACTAGCTTATTTAATGCTGCTGGTTATGGACCACCAAGAAGCCAGCAACAGCTGAAGAAAGTCTGGGAGAATGCAAAAGGAAA AGCAAAGAAACAGCATGCAGCCTATAAGCGAGAGACTATGAGGACAGGTGGTGGTGCTCCTCCTAAGCCTGAAGATGAAGAGACTGCTAAAATCTTTACTATCATAAGTGATGACCTTGATGGTGAGGAGAATGAACTGAACTGTGATGCACTTCAGAGTACTG gaCAACCACATACTGTGATTGGTATCAGAAATAATGGGCAAAAATGTGAGATAAGGTTTGATTCTCAAATAATGGCACAGCACACTAACAACTCTATACACTCCATCACAACACCTCCCAAACTCGCCTCAACTGAATTCAACACAACACAGAGCACACCAGCTGGCAAAGTCTCCTCTCAAGAAGCTAACATGACACAGGATactcaaacaaacacacccacCTCTATACAGTTTAATGCCAGAGACACCCCAACAGAATACACACCAACACCTGGCCAATCAAATTTTACCCCAGCCCGAAAGCGCCGACGAACAAGAAAGTTCACTCAGGAGGCCAGCTTTGAAGCATCTCTTGAGATGCAACGGAAGGAGCATGAAAAGACGATGGAAAGCCTCAGCCTAGATATTGAAGTTAAGAGCCTAGATATTGAAATTAAgagagaaaaactaaaaaaaattaaaaaggaaaatgagGATGCAAACCTTTGTCTTCAGGCTCATCAAATCTGGGTTGATGTGGGCAAGAAAATGTTGGAAGTAACAGGGGAACTAGGACAGGTGACCAAAAGAATTTGTGATAAACTCGATGCTTTAAACTGA